A single genomic interval of Bacteroidota bacterium harbors:
- a CDS encoding sulfite exporter TauE/SafE family protein: protein MFSRLATIFAFEINEQINSVFSLILIPALALGFLGSFHCVGMCGPIALSLPVGHLKGAKKILGILSYNLGRVFTYSVLGIVFGIIGKTFVFFTTQQMFSIIMGILMLIVFILTLAGKRLFNNTRWLQSWNRILSQKMAPFFQHKNPLILTIIGLLNGLLPCGLVYVAIAGALAFASPWESALFMAGFGFGTLPAMAAVSLAQDVISLSFRNAIRKATPYVIGLIGVLFILRGMNLNIPYLSPSLQKGKVECCTQLP, encoded by the coding sequence ATGTTCTCAAGATTAGCCACGATATTCGCATTTGAAATTAACGAACAAATAAATTCCGTGTTTTCACTCATTCTAATTCCGGCATTGGCATTGGGCTTTTTGGGAAGTTTTCACTGTGTGGGTATGTGCGGACCGATTGCTCTCTCTTTGCCTGTGGGGCATTTGAAAGGTGCTAAAAAAATATTGGGCATCTTGTCTTACAATCTGGGCAGGGTTTTTACCTATAGCGTTTTAGGAATTGTTTTTGGAATTATTGGAAAAACCTTTGTTTTTTTTACTACCCAACAAATGTTTTCTATCATCATGGGCATACTCATGCTGATAGTTTTCATTTTGACTTTGGCAGGCAAACGACTTTTCAACAATACAAGGTGGTTGCAATCTTGGAATCGGATTTTGAGTCAAAAGATGGCGCCCTTTTTTCAACATAAAAACCCATTGATATTAACCATCATAGGACTATTGAACGGGCTGCTGCCCTGTGGGCTGGTATATGTTGCAATTGCCGGTGCATTAGCTTTTGCATCTCCTTGGGAGTCCGCACTTTTCATGGCGGGATTTGGGTTTGGAACACTGCCTGCAATGGCTGCTGTCAGCCTTGCACAAGATGTTATCAGTTTATCTTTTCGCAATGCCATTCGCAAAGCCACCCCTTATGTTATCGGGTTGATAGGTGTTTTATTTATTCTCAGAGGGATGAACCTGAATATTCCATACCTAAGCCCAAGT
- a CDS encoding FixH family protein, whose amino-acid sequence MARQERNYGFWNWGTGIALVLILGAAALIFLVYKTTQVNFSMVEKDYYSAELQFDSKKAAQANTRSLSSPINIHHDSGFLIIRFPKECIGSNIQGGLVLYRPSDQRLDIEIPLQLDKDGMIIIEDSKLISGKYILKGNWQMNGKSYDVEQAFFVTK is encoded by the coding sequence ATGGCAAGACAAGAACGAAATTACGGATTTTGGAATTGGGGTACCGGCATTGCATTGGTGCTGATATTGGGGGCTGCTGCACTGATTTTTCTTGTTTACAAAACCACCCAAGTTAATTTCTCAATGGTTGAAAAAGACTATTATTCAGCAGAGCTTCAATTCGACAGCAAAAAAGCCGCACAAGCAAACACACGCTCACTTTCATCCCCAATAAACATTCATCATGATAGCGGTTTTTTGATAATACGGTTTCCAAAAGAATGTATTGGCAGTAATATACAAGGTGGACTTGTTCTATACCGTCCCTCAGACCAGAGATTGGATATTGAAATTCCATTACAACTCGACAAAGACGGGATGATTATCATAGAGGATTCCAAGCTCATATCCGGCAAATATATTCTCAAAGGCAATTGGCAAATGAACGGCAAAAGTTACGATGTGGAACAAGCTTTCTTCGTTACAAAATAG